A window of Xiphophorus hellerii strain 12219 chromosome 7, Xiphophorus_hellerii-4.1, whole genome shotgun sequence contains these coding sequences:
- the LOC116722851 gene encoding lactase-phlorizin hydrolase-like has product MQKLLWLGCLYFLCILGSQGRGVKRRDDFVLLAGPLAQPELRTFSNGEHAAFDCSHPIPANSKLYFEYLQSKGVTHFKVPLSWVQLLPTGLSSEPQPGAVRCYQTLLKQLLEEGLQPLVILHGSDVPESLRSRYGGWESQWLLEMFQQYAEFALKEFGPLAQSWVTFSDLDEVLHAGQAAGDHRLQNILQLNKKIYQFYHHNFPGNGRRLSIGLKGRDEAALSQLKGSTTVSCVFKFIVDFLSVDMDYSCASSTNFAEELKNLQITTGNLPILIHKLTVHDCSHNEQEPLRDLLNVLRSDDLNIIGCDMKNVLILLEMQDTVDSGGADFSRIKGLGSSYQKILHESATKSTEDRDVLTKAFPAGFQWATSTESFKVEGAWAAGGKGETIWDRFGHENQAFNNHTADTAADSYRKVDIDVYLLRGLGVNTYQFSISWARIFPSGHKDSLSEEGALYYDNLIDALIESGIQPVVTLYHWDLPQALQDDGGWTNHSIVAAYMDYAAFCFHRYGNRIKSWNTFSSPWVVSHAGYGTGVHAPGIKDYVTASYQVTHNIVKSHAEAWHVYNDNYRKTQGGKVGIALNSDWAEPADAEKPEDKEAAERYLEFMLGWFAHPIFIDGDYPEVLKTQIANKVKECPSSAPAVLPTFTDEEKSRIKGTSDFFGLNHYTSRLVSSSVGGCTPGPEGVGDFLAKVDPSWPATASDWIYSMPTGLRSLLNYIKTKYLAVNNVPIYITGNGMPTDDSGDTLNDVSRIEYMRGYISEALKAIELDKVDVQRFTVQSLMDGFEGNKGYSERFGLHHVNFEDGYRPRTPKQSAYFFAQIIEQNGVVSSKQDHFEGVKISPPRRSTPLPPSEVPSASKSVWEKFTPQKRLDRQMYHYGNFSQNFLWGVSSSAYQIEGGYNQDGKGQSVWDVVSNNPGSGIPEDVNGNVACDSYNRLDEDLYMLQALKVKTYRFSLSWSRIFPNGRRESLNQKGVDYYNRLINGLLARKITPMVTIYHWDLPQDLQDIGGWQNVEMINIFNDYCDFCFATFGDRVKFWMTMNDPQGLAWLGYGTGQIPPKITEPGTAPYEVAHNLIKAHATAYHTYDNKYRASQGGMVSIALNAEWVEPKDINVPRDLVAADRAMQFNLGWFAHPIFKNGDYPEAMKAQVLVKSELQGLSQSRLPSFTEEEKNLIKGTADMFCVNHYTTRLVTHVIGALSPASYQSDWDYVEEEILDQPTTPIGFTRAVSFGMRRLLNWIKEEYGNPDIYITENSVATPREWAFDEIDRVFLHKTYIDEALKAYELDGVKVKGYATYLMDSFQFLYGYLFGFGLQHVDFNNPNRPRTPKFSAHFYYNIMKDNGFPLPEDEKMTYGEFKKDFIWSSATASYQIEGAWREDGKGLSIWDKFTHTPGKISEHDTGDVACNSYNKMEDDIAALKKVKVSHYRFSISWPRILPDGTTEYINQAGLNYYKKLLDSLIAANIEPQVTLYHWDLPQALQDVGGWENETIIEKFKEYADVLFENLGPKVKLWITFNEPFVITVLGHVQGAHAPGFNDRPDTLPYIVGHNIIKSHAEAWHVYNDKYRASQGGLVSITVNSDWAEPRNPYKQEDYEAARNVVEFYLGWWAHPIFNGDYSPLVKKSVLDQSLAGGLTKSRLPEFTPEEIKRINGTYDYFGLNHYCSVLAFPVDFGTTQHFEADRGVVVISDRTWLETGSVWLRMTPFGLRRLLKFIKDEYRNPPIIITENGVSENGPVDLNDVHRKYYYEKYINQVLKAYLLDDVNIIGYTAWSLLDNLEWGVGYTERFGLFYVNRSDPDLPRTPKASVSFYSSIISCNGFPDPASGPHECWNSTSTPTPTLIPKPEATKEPMNNVNFLGMKLSAKDAETGLNATFALLIIALTGAISLFIGFFLVKKSSKKSKKTENVELDKRS; this is encoded by the exons ATGCAGAAGCTACTGTGGCTGGgctgtttgtattttctgtgcATCCTTGGAAGTCAAGGTAGGGGGGTGAAAAGACGGGATGACTTTGTGCTTCTTGCAGGCCCCCTGGCACAACCAGAGCTGAGAACTTTCAGCAATGGGGAACATGCTGCCTTTGACTGCAGTCATCCCATACCAGCCAACTCCAAACTGTATTTTGAGTACCTCCAGAGCAAAGGGGTGACACACTTCAAAGTCCCGCTGTCGTGGGTCCAGCTCCTTCCAACAGGCCTGTCAAGCGAACCCCAACCAGGTGCAGTTAGATGCTACCAGACCCTCctgaagcagctgctggaggaaggACTGCAGCCACTCGTCATCCTTCATGGGTCAGATGTTCCAGAGTCTTTGAGGTCCAGGTATGGAGGCTGGGAAAGTCAGTGGCTGCTAGAGATGTTTCAGCAGTATGCTGAGTTTGCTCTGAAGGAGTTTGGGCCACTGGCACAGTCATGGGTGACATTTAGTGACCTGGATGAGGTTTTGCATGCGGGCCAGGCTGCAGGTGACCACCGTCTGCAAAACATTCTCCAGCTGAACAAGAAGATTTACCAGTTTTACCATCACAACTTCCCTGGAAATG GGAGACGTCTGTCAATTGGGTTGAAAGGAAGAGATGAAGCTGCACTTTCCCAACTTAAAGGTTCAACAACTGTAAGTTGTGTTTTCAAGTTTATT GTTGATTTCTTGTCAGTTGACATGGATTACAGCTGCGCTTCATCGACAAACTTTGCAGAGGAGCTGAAGAACCTACAG ATTACCACTGGAAACCTGCCTATCTTGATACACAAGCTGACAGTTCATGATTGTTCACACAATGAACAAGAGCCTCTTCGAGATTTGCTGAACG TCTTGCGCAGTGATGATCTGAATATCATTGGATGTGACATGAAGAATGTTTTGATCCTGTTGGAAATGCAGGACACTGTAGATAG tggTGGAGCAGACTTCAGCAGAATTAAAGGGTTGGGTAGCAGTTACCAGAAGATTTTGCATGAGTCTGCAACCAAAAGCACTGAAGACAGAGATGTTCTCACTAAAGCATTCCCTGCCGGCTTCCAATGGGCTACATCCACAGAGTCTTTCAAGGTTGAAGGTGCATGGGCAGCAGGTGGGAAAGGCGAGACCATCTGGGATCGCTTTGGTCATGAAAACCAAGCCTTTAATAATCATACTGCTGACACAGCTGCTGACAGCTACAGAAAGGTTGATATAGATGTCTACCTCTTGCGAGGTCTTGGAGTCAACACCTACCAGTTCTCCATTTCCTGGGCCCGTATATTCCCCTCTGGTCACAAAGATAGCCTGTCAGAAGAAGGAGCTCTCTACTATGACAATCTGATCGATGCTCTTATTGAATCTGGCATACAGCCTGTTGTCACTCTCTACCATTGGGACTTGCCTCAGGCTCTCCAAGACGATGGTGGATGGACCAACCATTCCATTGTTGCAGCTTACATGGACTATGCAGCCTTCTGCTTCCATAGATATGGAAACAGGATCAAGAGCTGGAACACATTCAGTAGTCCCTGGGTGGTGAGCCATGCTGGATATGGCACAGGTGTGCATGCTCCGGGAATAAAAGACTACGTGACTGCTTCTTACCAG GTTACTCATAATATAGTGAAATCCCATGCTGAAGCCTGGCATGTCTACAATGACAATTACAGGAAGACACAGGGAGGGAAAGTGGGCATTGCATTAAACTCTGACTGGGCAGAACCTGCTGATGCTGAAAAACCTGAAGATAAGGAAGCTGCAGAGCGCTACCTCGAGTTTATGCTAGGCTGGTTTGCCCATCCAATCTTCATAGATGGGGATTATCCTGAAGTTCTCAAAACTCAGATTGCAAACAAAGTAAAAGAGTGTCCCTCATCTGCACCAGCAGTACTTCCAACTTTCACTGATGAAGAGAAGTCGAGGATCAAGGGAACTTCTGActtttttggtttaaatcatTATACCTCCCGTTTAGTTAGCAGCAGTGTAGGTGGGTGCACCCCTGGTCCTGAAGGAGTTGGAGACTTCCTGGCAAAAGTGGACCCCTCATGGCCTGCTACAGCATCAGACTGGATCTACTCCATGCCCACAGGGCTACGGTCACTTCTGAACtacattaaaactaaatatctagCCGTGAACAATGTGCCCATTTACATAACTGGGAATGGCATGCCAACAGATGACAGTGGAGACACCCTGAATGATGTTAGCAGAATAGAGTACATGAGAGGTTATATTAGTGAAGCCCTAAAAG CCATTGAACTCGATAAAGTGGATGTGCAGAGATTCACAGTGCAATCGCTTATGGATGGATTTGAGGGAAACAAAGGGTACAGTGAAAGATTTGGACTACATCATGTTAATTTTGAAGATGGCTACAGACCAAGAACACCAAAACAATCAGCATATTTCTTTGCTCAGATCATTGAGCAAAATGGTGTTGTTTCAAGTAAACAAGATCATTTTGAAGGTGTGAAAATATCACCACCTCGCCGTTCCACTCCACTGCCACCCTCAGAGGTCCCATCTGCATCAAAGTCTGTTTGGGAAAAATTTACACCACAGAAAAGGTTGGACAGACAAATGTATCACTATGGCAATTTCTCACAAAACTTCTTATGGGGCGTCTCATCTTCAGCTTATCAGATTGAGGGTGGATATAACCAGGATGGGAAAGGACAAAGTGTATGGGATGTAGTCAGTAATAACCCAGGTAGTGGTATTCCTGAAGATGTGAATGGAAATGTTGCCTGTGACAGTTACAATAGACTCGATGAAGACCTTTACATGCTGCAAGCACTGAAGGTGAAGACCTACAGATTTTCTCTGTCGTGGTCCAGAATCTTTCCCAATGGTAGACGTGAATCCCTGAACCAAAAGGGTGTTGATTATTACAACAGGCTTATTAATGGCCTCTTGGCCAGAAAAATCACCCCAATGGTCACAATCTATCACTGGGACCTTCCACAAGATCTACAAGACATTGGTGGCTGGCAAAATGTGGAgatgattaacatttttaatgattattgtGACTTCTGCTTTGCCACTTTTGGTGACAGAGTAAAATTCTGGATGACCATGAATGACCCTCAAGGACTTGCATGGCTAGGATATGGAACTGGACAAATCCCTCCAAAAATTACGGAGCCAGGAACAGCACCATATGAAGTTGCACATAACTTGATAAAAGCTCACGCTACAGCATACCACACATATGATAACAAATACCGTGCTTCTCAAGGAGGTATGGTTTCCATTGCCCTTAATGCTGAATGGGTTGAACCTAAAGATATCAATGTCCCTCGTGATCTTGTTGCTGCTGACCGTGCGATGCAGTTCAACCTGGGTTGGTTTGCCCACCCAATTTTCAAGAATGGAGACTATCCAGAGGCCATGAAAGCCCAAGTTTTAGTTAAAAGTGAACTCCAAGGTCTTTCACAGTCAAGACTCCCTTCTTTcacagaggaggaaaagaacTTGATCAAAGGAACTGCTGACATGTTCTGTGTGAATCACTACACCACCAGGCTAGTAACCCATGTCATAGGTGCACTTTCTCCAGCATCTTATCAAAGTGACTGGGACTATGTAGAAGAAGAGATACTTGATCAACCAACGACACCAATTGGATTCACAAGAGCTGTATCATTTGGCATGAGAAGGCTTCTCAACTGGATCAAGGAAGAATATGGAAATCCAGATATTTACATTACTGAAAATTCAGTTGCCACTCCCAGGGAATGGGCATTTGATGAAATCGACAGAGTCTTTCTTCACAAAACTTATATTGATGAGGCTCTTAAAG CCTATGAACTAGATGGAGTCAAGGTGAAAGGCTATGCAACATATCTCATGGATTCCTTTCAGTTCCTTTATGGCTACCTCTTTGGGTTTGGTCTGCAACACGTAGACTTCAATAACCCAAACCGACCAAGAACACCTAAGTTTTCAGCTCATTTCTACTACAATATTATGAAGGACAATGGTTTCCCGTTGCCAGAAGATGAAAAGATGACATATGGAGAATTCAAAAAGGATTTCATTTGGAGCAGTGCAACAGCATCTTACCAG ATTGAAGGGGCCTGGAGAGAAGATGGAAAAGGTCTCAGCATCTGGGACAAGTTTACACACACTCCTGGAAAAATATCTGAGCATGACACTGGGGATGTTGCTTGTAACAGTTACAATAAGATGGAAGATGACATTGCTGCACTGAAGAAAGTCAAGGTGTCTCACTATCGCTTCTCCATATCCTGGCCACGAATCCTACCTGACGGTACTACCGAATACATCAATCAGGCTGGTCTAAATTACTACAAAAAACTTCTGGATTCTCTCATTGCAGCAAACATTGAGCCTCAA GTGACTTTGTACCACTGGGATCTCCCACAAGCTCTGCAGGATGTTGGAGGTTGGGAAAATGAGACCATCATTGAAAAATTCAAGGAATATGCAGATGTCCTTTTTGAGAATCTTGGTCCAAAAGTGAAACTTTGGATCACTTTCAATGAGCCATTCGTAATAACTGTATTAGGCCATGTCCAAGGTGCACATGCCCCAG GTTTCAACGACCGACCAGATACTCTTCCATACATTGTAGGCCACAACATAATCAAATCCCATGCAGAGGCCTGGCATGTCTACAATGACAAATACAGAGCCTCACAGGGAGGATTGGTCTCCATCACTGTAAACTCAGACTGGGCAGAACCCAGAAACCCCTACAAGCAAGAGGATTATGAAGCTGCGCGAAATGTGGTTGAG TTTTATCTTGGCTGGTGGGCCCATCCCATTTTTAATGGTGACTACAGCCCACTGGTGAAGAAATCTGTTCTAGACCAAAGTCTTGCAGGTGGTTTGACAAAATCCAG GCTGCCCGAGTTTACTCCTGAGGAAATTAAGCGAATTAATGGCACATATGATTATTTTGGATTAAACCATTACTGCAGTGTCTTGGCATTCCCTGTAGACTTTGGAACTACTCAACACTTTGAAGCAGACAG GGGTGTGGTGGTTATTAGTGATCGGACCTGGTTGGAAACCGGTTCTGTCTGGCTGAGGATGACACCATTTGGTCTCCGAAGATTGCTGAAATTCATCAAGGACGAGTACAGAAATCCTCCGATTATCATCACTGAGAATGGTGTCTCTGAAAATGGGCCAGTTGATCTGAATGACGTTCACAGGAAATACTATTATGAAAAGTACATCAACCAAGTGCTGAAAG cttatttgcttgatgacgtcaatattaTTGGCTACACTGCTTGGTCTCTGCTGGACAACCTGGAATGGGGTGTTGGCTATACAGAGAGATTTGGACTTTTTTATGTCAACCGCTCAGACCCTGATCTGCCTCGAACCCCCAAAGCCTCCGTGTCCTTTTACTCCTCCATCATCAGCTGCAACGGGTTTCCCGACCCAGCATCTGGACCTCACGAATGTTGGAACTCTACCTCCACCCCAACTCCCACCCTCATTCCTAAGCCTGAAG caaCAAAAGAGCCAATGAACAATGTGAACTTCTTGGGTATGAAGCTCTCTGCCAAAGATGCCGAGACTGGACTTAATGCAACATTTGCTCTTCTAATTATAGCACTCACTGGAGCAATTTCTTTGTTCATTGGCTTCTTTTTAGTAAAGAAGAGTTccaaaaaatccaaaaaaactGAGAATGTAGAGCTGGACAAGAGATCCTGA
- the LOC116723644 gene encoding lactase-phlorizin hydrolase-like, protein MQKLLWLGCLYFLCILGSQGRGVKRQDDFVLLAGPLAQPELKTFSNGEHAAFDCSHPIPANSKLYFEYLRSKGVTHFKVPLSWVQLLPTGLSSEPQPGVVRCYQTLLKQLLEEGLQPLVILHGSDVPESLRSRYGGWESQWLLEMFQQYAEFALKEFGPLAQSWVTFSDLDEVLHAGQAAGDHRLQNILQLNKKIYQFYHHNFPEIGRRLSIGLKGRDEAVLSQLKGSTTVDFLSVDMDYSCASSANFAQELKNLQISTGNLPILIQRLTVHDCSYNEQEPLRNLMNVLHSHDLNIIGCDMKDVLVQQEMHGAVVSGGKHFKRLTRLGSSYQKILHESAAKSTEDRDVLTKAFPVGFQWATSTESFKVEGAWAADGKGETIWDRFGHENQAFNNHNADTAADSYRKVDIDVYLLRGLGVNTYQFSISWARIFPSGHKDSLSEEGALYYDNLIDALIESGIQPVVTLYHWDLPQALQDDGGWTNPSIVTAYMDYAAFCFHRYGNRVKSWNTFSSPWVVSHAGYGTGVHAPGIKDYVTASYQVTHNIVKSHAEAWHVYNDNYRTTQGGKVGIALNSDWAEPADAEKPEDKEAAERYLQFMLGWFAHPIFIDGDYPEVLKTQIANKAKECPSSAPAVLPTFTDEEKSRIKGTSDFFGLNHYTSRLVSSSVGGCTPGPEGVGDFQAKVDPSWPATASDWIYSMPTGLRSLLNYIKSEYLAVNNVPIYITGNGMPTDDSGDTLNDVSRIQYMTGYISEALKAIELDKVDVQRFTVQSLVDGFEGNKGYSERFGLHQVNFEDGYRPRTPKQSAYLFAQIIEQNGFVSSKQDHFEGVKISPPRRSTPLPPSEVPSASKSVWEKFTPQKRLDRQMYHYGNFSQDFLWGVSSSAYQIEGGYNQDGKGQSVWDVVSNNPGSGIPEDVNGNVACDSYNRLDEDLYMLQALKVKTYRFSLSWSRIFPNGRLASLNQKGVDYYNRLINGLLARKITPMVTIYHWDLPQALQDIGGWQNVEMISIFNDYCDFCFATFGDRVKFWMTMNDPQGLAWLGYGIGRIPPKITEPGTAPYQVAHNLIKAHATAYHTYDDKYRASQGGMVSIALNAEWVEPKDINVPRDLVAADRAMQFNVGWFAHPIFKNGDYPEAMKAQVLVKSEFQGLSQSRLPSFTEEEKNLIKGTADMFCVNHYTTRLVTHVTAAFSPASYLSDWDYVEEEIIDQPTTPIGFTRAVSFGMRRLLNWIKEEYGDPDIYITENSVATPREWAFDEIDRVFLHKTYIDEALKAYELDGVKVKGYATYLMDSFQYLYGYLFGFGLHHVDFNNPNRPRTPKFSAHFYYNVMRDNGFPLPEDEKMIYGEFKKDFIWSSATASYQIEGAWREDGKGLSIWDKFTHTPGKISEHDTGDVACNSYNKMEDDIAALKTVNVSHYRFSISWPRILPDGTTKYINQAGLNYYKKLLDSLIAANIEPQVTLYHWDLPQALQDVGGWENETIIERFKEYADVLFENLGPKVKLWITFNEPFVITVLGHVQGAHAPGLNDRPDTLPYIVGHNIIKSHAEAWHVYNDKYRASQGGLVSITVNSDWAEPRNPYKQEDYEAARNVVEFYLGWWAHPIFNGDYSPLVKKSVLDQSLAGGLTKSRLPEFTPEEIKRINGTYDYFGLNHYCSVLAFPVDFGTTQHFEADRGVVVISDRTWLETGSVWLRMTPFGLRRLLKFIKDEYRNPPIIITENGVSENGPVDLNDVHRKYYYEKYINQVLKGIKTTS, encoded by the exons ATGCAGAAGCTACTGTGGCTGGgctgtttgtattttctgtgcATCCTTGGAAGTCAAGGTAGGGGGGTGAAAAGACAGGATGACTTTGTGCTTCTTGCAGGCCCCCTGGCACAACCAGAGCTGAAAACTTTCAGCAATGGGGAACATGCTGCCTTTGACTGCAGTCATCCCATACCAGCCAACTCCAAACTGTATTTTGAGTACCTCCGGAGCAAAGGGGTGACACACTTCAAAGTCCCGCTGTCGTGGGTCCAGCTCCTTCCAACAGGCCTGTCAAGCGAACCCCAACCAGGTGTAGTTAGATGCTACCAGACCCTCctgaagcagctgctggaggaaggACTGCAGCCACTCGTCATCCTTCATGGGTCAGATGTTCCAGAGTCTTTGAGGTCCAGGTATGGAGGCTGGGAAAGTCAGTGGCTGCTAGAGATGTTTCAGCAGTATGCCGAGTTCGCTCTGAAGGAGTTTGGGCCACTGGCACAGTCATGGGTGACATTTAGTGACCTGGATGAGGTTTTGCATGCGGGCCAGGCTGCAGGTGACCACCGTCTGCAAAACATCCTCCAGCTGAACAAGAAGATTTACCAGTTTTACCATCACAACTTCCCTGAAATTG GGAGACGTCTGTCAATTGGGCTGAAAGGAAGAGATGAAGCTGTACTTTCCCAACTTAAAGGTTCAACAACT GTTGATTTCTTGTCAGTTGACATGGATTACAGCTGCGCTTCATCCGCAAATTTTGCACAAGAGCTGAAGAACCTACAG ATTTCTACTGGAAACCTGCCTATCCTGATACAGAGGTTGACAGTTCATGATTGTTCATACAATGAACAAGAGCCTCTGCGAAACTTGATGAATG TCTTACACAGTCATGATCTGAATATCATTGGATGCGACATGAAGGATGTGTTGGTCCAGCAGGAGATGCATGGTGCTGTAGTCAG tggtgggaaacatttcaaaagattGACAAGATTGGGTAGCAGCTATCAGAAGATTTTGCATGAGTCTGCAGCCAAAAGCACTGAAGACAGAGATGTTCTCACTAAAGCATTCCCTGTCGGCTTCCAATGGGCTACATCCACGGAGTCTTTCAAGGTTGAAGGTGCATGGGCAGCAGATGGGAAAGGCGAGACCATCTGGGATCGCTTTGGTCATGAAAACCAAGCCTTTAATAATCATAATGCTGACACAGCTGCTGACAGCTACAGAAAGGTCGATATAGATGTCTACCTCTTGCGAGGTCTTGGAGTCAACACCTACCAGTTCTCCATTTCCTGGGCCCGTATATTCCCCTCTGGTCACAAAGACAGCCTATCAGAAGAAGGAGCTCTCTACTATGACAATCTGATCGATGCTCTTATTGAATCTGGCATACAGCCTGTTGTCACTCTCTATCATTGGGACTTGCCTCAGGCTCTCCAAGACGATGGTGGATGGACCAACCCTTCCATTGTTACAGCTTACATGGACTATGCAGCCTTCTGCTTCCATAGATATGGAAACAGGGTCAAGAGCTGGAACACATTCAGTAGTCCCTGGGTGGTGAGCCATGCTGGATATGGCACAGGTGTGCATGCTCCGGGAATAAAAGACTACGTGACTGCTTCTTATCAG GTTACTCATAATATAGTGAAATCCCATGCTGAAGCCTGGCATGTCTACAATGACAATTACAGGACGACACAGGGAGGGAAAGTGGGCATTGCATTAAACTCTGACTGGGCAGAACCTGCCGATGCTGAAAAACCTGAAGATAAGGAAGCTGCAGAGCGCTACCTTCAGTTTATGCTAGGCTGGTTTGCCCATCCAATCTTCATAGATGGGGATTATCCTGAAGTTCTCAAAACTCAGATtgcaaacaaagcaaaagagtGTCCCTCATCTGCGCCAGCAGTACTTCCAACTTTCACTGATGAAGAGAAGTCGAGGATCAAGGGAACTTCTGActtttttggtttaaatcatTATACCTCCCGTTTAGTTAGCAGCAGTGTAGGTGGGTGCACCCCTGGTCCTGAAGGAGTTGGAGACTTCCAGGCAAAAGTGGACCCCTCATGGCCTGCTACAGCATCAGACTGGATCTACTCCATGCCCACAGGACTACGGTCACTTCTGAACTACATCAAATCAGAATATCTAGCCGTTAACAATGTGCCCATTTACATAACTGGGAATGGCATGCCAACAGATGACAGTGGAGACACCCTGAATGATGTTAGCAGAATACAGTACATGACGGGTTACATCAGTGAAGCCCTAAAAg CTATTGAACTCGATAAAGTGGATGTGCAGAGATTCACAGTGCAATCACTTGTGGATGGATTTGAGGGAAACAAAGGGTACAGTGAAAGATTTGGACTTCACCAGGTTAATTTTGAAGATGGCTACAGACCAAGAACACCAAAACAATCAGCATATTTATTTGCTCAGATCATTGAGCAAAATGGTTTTGTTTCAAGTAAACAAGATCATTTTGAAGGTGTGAAAATATCACCACCTCGCCGTTCCACTCCACTGCCACCCTCAGAGGTCCCATCTGCATCAAAGTCTGTTTGGGAAAAATTTACACCACAGAAAAGGTTGGACAGACAAATGTATCACTATGGCAATTTCTCACAAGACTTCTTATGGGGCGTCTCATCTTCAGCTTATCAGATTGAGGGTGGATATAACCAGGATGGGAAAGGACAAAGTGTATGGGATGTAGTCAGTAATAACCCAGGTAGTGGTATTCCTGAAGATGTGAATGGAAATGTTGCCTGTGACAGTTACAATAGACTCGATGAAGACCTTTACATGCTGCAAGCACTGAAGGTGAAGACCTACAGATTTTCTCTGTCGTGGTCCAGAATCTTTCCCAATGGTAGACTCGCATCCTTGAACCAAAAGGGTGTTGATTATTACAACAGGCTTATTAATGGCCTCTTGGCCAGAAAAATCACCCCAATGGTCACAATCTATCACTGGGACCTTCCACAAGCTCTACAAGACATTGGTGGCTGGCAAAATGTGGAGATGATTAgcatttttaatgattattgtGACTTCTGCTTTGCCACTTTTGGTGACAGAGTAAAATTCTGGATGACCATGAATGACCCTCAAGGACTTGCATGGCTAGGATATGGAATTGGAAGAATCCCGCCAAAAATTACGGAGCCAGGAACAGCACCATACCAAGTTGCACATAACTTGATAAAAGCTCACGCTACAGCATACCACACATATGATGACAAATACCGTGCTTCTCAGGGAGGTATGGTTTCCATTGCCCTTAATGCTGAATGGGTTGAACCTAAAGATATCAATGTCCCTCGTGATCTTGTTGCTGCTGACCGTGCGATGCAGTTTAACGTGGGTTGGTTTGCCCACCCAATTTTCAAGAATGGAGACTATCCAGAGGCCATGAAAGCCCAAGTTTTAGTCAAAAGTGAATTCCAAGGTCTTTCACAGTCAAGACTCCCTTCTTTcacagaggaggaaaagaacTTGATCAAAGGAACTGCTGACATGTTCTGTGTGAATCACTACACCACCAGGCTAGTAACCCATGTTACAGCTGCATTTTCTCCAGCATCTTATCTAAGTGACTGGGACTATGTAGAAGAAGAAATAATTGATCAACCAACGACACCAATTGGATTCACAAGAGCTGTATCATTTGGCATGAGAAGGCTTCTCAACTGGATCAAGGAAGAATATGGTGATCCAGATATTTACATTACTGAAAATTCAGTTGCCACTCCCAGGGAATGGGCATTTGATGAAATCGACAGAGTCTTTCTTCACAAAACTTATATTGATGAGGCTCTTAAAG CCTATGAACTAGATGGAGTCAAGGTGAAAGGCTATGCAACATATCTCATGGATTCCTTTCAGTACCTTTATGGCTACCTCTTTGGGTTTGGTCTGCACCACGTAGATTTCAATAACCCAAACCGACCAAGAACACCCAAGTTTTCGGCTCATTTCTACTACAATGTCATGAGGGACAATGGTTTTCCATTACCAGAAGATGAAAAGATGATATATGGAGAATTCAAAAAGGATTTCATTTGGAGCAGTGCAACAGCATCATACCAG ATTGAAGGGGCCTGGAGAGAAGATGGAAAAGGTCTCAGCATCTGGGACAAGTTTACACACACTCCTGGAAAAATATCTGAGCATGACACTGGGGATGTTGCTTGTAACAGTTACAATAAGATGGAAGACGACATTGCTGCACTGAAGACAGTCAATGTGTCTCACTATCGCTTCTCCATATCCTGGCCACGAATCCTACCTGACGGTACTACCAAATACATCAATCAGGCTGGTCTAAATTACTACAAAAAACTTCTGGATTCTCTCATAGCAGCAAACATTGAGCCTCAA GTGACTTTGTACCACTGGGATCTCCCACAAGCTCTGCAGGATGTTGGAGGTTGGGAAAATGAGACCATCATTGAAAGATTCAAGGAATATGCAGATGTCCTCTTTGAGAATCTTGGTCCCAAAGTGAAACTTTGGATCACTTTCAATGAGCCATTCGTAATAACTGTATTAGGCCATGTCCAAGGTGCACATGCCCCAG gTCTCAACGACCGACCAGATACTCTTCCATACATTGTAGGCCACAACATAATCAAATCCCATGCAGAGGCCTGGCATGTCTACAATGACAAATACAGAGCCTCACAGGGAGGATTGGTCTCCATCACTGTAAACTCAGACTGGGCAGAACCCAGAAACCCCTACAAGCAAGAGGATTATGAAGCTGCGCGAAATGTGGTTGAG TTTTATCTTGGCTGGTGGGCCCATCCCATTTTTAATGGTGACTACAGCCCACTGGTGAAGAAATCTGTTCTAGACCAAAGTCTTGCAGGTGGTTTGACAAAATCCAG GCTGCCCGAGTTTACTCCTGAGGAAATTAAGCGAATTAATGGCACGTATGATTATTTTGGATTAAACCATTACTGCAGTGTCTTGGCATTCCCTGTAGACTTTGGAACTACTC